A window of Methanocaldococcus vulcanius M7 genomic DNA:
CCTCCTCAAAACTTTCTATTAAGGCATTTTCATCATCAGGCACTATTGCAAATTTGTCTTGTTCATCCATATAATTTTTAATTGCTTTGGCTGTTTTTTCATCTATGTCGTATTTTTCTTTAATATCTTCAATATCTGAAGATAAAACTTCTTTTCTAAATTTTTCAATATCTAAAGCCAAGTCATAAGCTAACGGCAACTGCTCAGAAAACCATGCTGGAATTGTTGGCTTTTCATCAAAGACCTCTTTAACCCTAATTTTATTTCCTCTGCCCCCTAAGTATTTGTATGTTTTCCCTCCTAAAACAAATATGTCTCCCTTCATCAGCTTTTCAGCAAACTCCTCCTCAACCTCTCCAACGTATTTGCCATCTGCTATAACATCAACCGCTGTCTCATCAGGAATGGTTCCAACGTTCATGTAGTATATAGCCCTCACTGATTTTCCTCTCTTCCCAAATTTATTATCTTTAAGCCAAATTTTTGCATAGACATTTTTTTCTTCAATACCTCCAGACAAATAATTTAAAACGTCTAAGAAATCTTCTCTACTCAAATTTTTATATGGATATGCCTTTTTAATTAAATTATATGCCTCATCAACATCCCAAACCTTCTCTAACGCCATTCCAACCAAATGTTGAGATAGAACATCCAAACAGTTTTTTGGAATATAAACCCTATCAATCTTTCCAATTTTTGCATCATAAGCTAAAACAACATTTTCAACTAAATCATCCCTATCAAATGGGATTATAATCCCCTTACTTTTCTCATGCAACCTATGCCCACTCCTACCAATTCTTTGTAGAGCTCTTGAAACACTCTTTGGTGAGCCGAGGAGAATAACTAAGTCGATACTTCCAATATCCACGCCGAGTTCAAGTGATGTCGAACTGATAACACATTTTAACTCTCCTTTTTTCAATTTCTCCTCAACTTCTAACCTATGCTCTCTGCTTAAAGATGAGTGGTGTGTCTCTACCTTTTCAACTCCCAACTGCTTCAAATAAAATGCAACTCTCTCAGTAGCACTCCTTGTATTTGTAAATATTAAGGTTGTTTTATGCTCTTCTATGAGTTTTTTTAATAAACCATAGAGGTTTTTGCTAATCTCCTCTGAAGGTGTGTAAATAAAATCATCAACTGGAGAGATAACCTTTATCTCAACCTCTTTTTTATAGCTAACATCTACAATATAGCAATCTCTCCCATTACCAACTAAAAATTTAGCTACCTCAGTTAAAGGATATATAGTTGCTGATAAACCAATTCTTATAAAGTTCGCTACCCTATTCAATCTCTCCAAAGAAAGTGAGAGATGAACTCCTCTTTTATTTGTTAATGCGTGAATTTCATCAACTATCACATATTTAATTCCACTCAATAGTTGAGAAAATTTTGGTGAGTTTAAGGCAATAGCTAATGACTCTGGAGTTGTTATTAAAATGTGAGGGGGTTTTTTCAACATTCTTTGCTTTTGTGAGGTTGTTGTATCGCTTGTTCTCACTGCTACTCTAATTTCATCTAACTCAACACCAATTTCTTTAGCAACCCCATAGATCTCTTTTAACGGCTCTTTTAAATTTCTCTCAATATCGTTATTTAAAGCCCTTAGTGGTGAGATATATAAAATATAGATTCTATCTTCTAATTTCTTCTCCAATGATAATTTTATTAACTCATTTATCCCTGCTAAAAAAGCTGATAACGTCTTTCCACTCCCAGTAGGGGAGCAGATTAAAACATTCTTCCCTTCATGGATCTCTTTAATTGCATATCTCTGCGGGGGAGTAAAGGTTTTATATTTTTTTCTAAACCATTCTTTCACTGGCTCTTCTAAGATTTCATAAATCTCTTCATCAGAATACTCCTTTTTTAGATATTCTATCTTTCCCATATTTCCTCACTTGTGTAAATGTTAAATTTCCCATTTCTTGCAAAGCCAATTAATAGGATGTTATTTTTTTCTGCCAATTCTATGGCTCTATCTGTTGGTGGAGATTTTGAGATAATAATATTTAAACCACTGTTTATGGCCTTTTTAACGATTTCATAGGGAATTCTTCCACTGCATTTTAATATTATTTCATTTAAGTTGTAATTATTTAGGATGGCATAGCCGATAACTTTATCAACAGCGTTATATCTTCCAATATCTTCAACAAAAATTATTTTATTGCCTTTTAAATCAAATATTGAAGCCCAGTGAAAACTTCCTGTTATTTCCCAATATTTTGCCTTTATTTTATAAGAAATTATTTTCTTTAGAGTTTCAATGTCTATTTTTATTTCTTTATTATTTTTATTATTGTTAATCTTGATTTTTTCTCCAAAGATGTATATGTTGTTTTTATCAACTTCAACTTTATCAACTTTATTTAAAAATCCTTCACTTATAGCAAAGCCAACTGCAAACTCATTTAAAAAATTTGGAGATAGGGAGATGGACTTAATAAACTCTTCATTAATAAAGATGTTATAGCTTTCTTCAACTGCAATGTAATCTTCAACATCACGAACATCTCTGCCATCAAACCTTTTT
This region includes:
- a CDS encoding ATP-dependent helicase; protein product: MGKIEYLKKEYSDEEIYEILEEPVKEWFRKKYKTFTPPQRYAIKEIHEGKNVLICSPTGSGKTLSAFLAGINELIKLSLEKKLEDRIYILYISPLRALNNDIERNLKEPLKEIYGVAKEIGVELDEIRVAVRTSDTTTSQKQRMLKKPPHILITTPESLAIALNSPKFSQLLSGIKYVIVDEIHALTNKRGVHLSLSLERLNRVANFIRIGLSATIYPLTEVAKFLVGNGRDCYIVDVSYKKEVEIKVISPVDDFIYTPSEEISKNLYGLLKKLIEEHKTTLIFTNTRSATERVAFYLKQLGVEKVETHHSSLSREHRLEVEEKLKKGELKCVISSTSLELGVDIGSIDLVILLGSPKSVSRALQRIGRSGHRLHEKSKGIIIPFDRDDLVENVVLAYDAKIGKIDRVYIPKNCLDVLSQHLVGMALEKVWDVDEAYNLIKKAYPYKNLSREDFLDVLNYLSGGIEEKNVYAKIWLKDNKFGKRGKSVRAIYYMNVGTIPDETAVDVIADGKYVGEVEEEFAEKLMKGDIFVLGGKTYKYLGGRGNKIRVKEVFDEKPTIPAWFSEQLPLAYDLALDIEKFRKEVLSSDIEDIKEKYDIDEKTAKAIKNYMDEQDKFAIVPDDENALIESFEEEKRRYYIFHFVAGRRANEALARAFANYISKIKKCNVRLSVNDYGFALILPKNRKIKRNDIIELFNLDIVKNVEESIERSEILKRRFRHVATRGFMILRRYMKRKISVDRQQFNAEMLLKYCKEVNHPLYRETLREILEDSLDIDNALDYFEKVKKRKIYYLELPTPSPFAFNLVVSASSDIVFMEDKKRMIAELHKKVMEFISRKRQEKD
- the fdhD gene encoding formate dehydrogenase accessory sulfurtransferase FdhD produces the protein MIKKIKIKRFDGRDVRDVEDYIAVEESYNIFINEEFIKSISLSPNFLNEFAVGFAISEGFLNKVDKVEVDKNNIYIFGEKIKINNNKNNKEIKIDIETLKKIISYKIKAKYWEITGSFHWASIFDLKGNKIIFVEDIGRYNAVDKVIGYAILNNYNLNEIILKCSGRIPYEIVKKAINSGLNIIISKSPPTDRAIELAEKNNILLIGFARNGKFNIYTSEEIWER